A segment of the Thermoplasmata archaeon genome:
GATATGCAACGGTTTTCAAATTCTATTGGAGCTCGGCATATTGCCTGGCATTAACACAAAGATCAGCAAGATCCCGCAGGCTGTCCTGACCACTAATGACTCTAACCTGTTTGAGTGCAGGTGGATATACTTGAAAAAAGAAAGCAGAAAATGCATATTCAATAAGAACTATGATGACCAGATCATATCACTTCCAATTGCTCATGCAGAGGGGAAGTTCTTGCTTTCTGACAATAAGTTATTGGACAAACTCATTGAAAACGATCAGATTGCTTTCAGGTATGTTGACCCGTCTGGCAATTACACTAGCTATCCATGGAACCCGAACGGCTCTATTTACAACATCGCTGGGTTATGTAATGACACTGGTACTATTATGGGCTTGATGCCGCATCCTGAACGCGCGTTTTTTGAATACCAGCACCCAGAATGGAAGAGGGGAAATGGCAAGGATTATGGTAGATCCATTTTTTTATCAGCCATAAATTATCTTTCTAAAAAATTTTGAAAAAATTAATAAGGGATTATTACATCACATTTTAAAGCCACTTAGACTTAGTGATTTATATGAACAAAAGGATCTTGTTCTATGTGATTTTCGTGATCCTGCTGGCTTTTTTCTTTTCTCTATTTTCGATAAATGAGGATGCTACAGTGCTGCTTTATGCACTTTATTCATTTGGCAGGATGCTTGCAGCATATATCCTATCGTTTGCCTTCTCTGTGGTATACGGTTTTTATGCTGCCAGAAGCAAGAGAAATGAGAGAATAATGATCCCTATTCTAGACATTCTTCAATCTGTCCCTATATTAGGATTTTTTCCTGTTGTAATGTTTGCCTTGATCGCTTTTCTTCCCACTGCCGTTGGCGTAGAGTTAGCTTCTATATTCCTGATATTCACAAGTCAGGCATGGAACATGGCGTTTGGGGTGTATGAATCAATTATAACAATACCGCAGCAGATATCAGATTCTGCAAAATCATTTAATCTCAGGAGAGGACAATTGTTCAGGGTCTTATACTTTCCAGCAATGATTCCTAAACTCGTTTACAATAGCATCATGTCATGGGCTGGCGGCTGGTATTTCCTGTTTGCTGCTGAGATCATATCCCTTGGAAATGTTAGTTATACATTACCTGGATTGGGCAGCTTTATGTGGGAAGAGGTATCTTCAAACCACATATATCTTGGATTACTGGCACTTGGAACGCTTGTTATTATTATAATTTCCATGGACATATTTATATGGAGACCTCTCACAATAACTTCTACAAAGTATAAATATGAAGAAGTAGAAGATACACAGACCTATCAAAAATTTTATTTTTTGAAATTTCTGTCCTATCTACCAAGAGTAAAAATCATCACAGATTATGTTAAGAATGCATTTAATAAAATATTAAGATTTAGAATAAGAAAGATTGGCATGAAATTCAAGTACATGAAATGGGCCTGGATCTTTCTTTTACTGTTTATAATTGCAGCGATAATTTTTGGTTTTGTAGCAAATTTCAACCAGTTTTTAGCAGATCTGGCAAAGATAAAGATAGACCAGATGACTGTTATACCGCTGGCAATAGTACTTTCATCGATGAGAATGGCCGTAGCATATGCGATCTCTCTAGCATGGATTCTGCCAGTATCATATTATATGATCTCGCACAAAAAAGCAAATCAGATCTTGACACCCATATTTGAAGTTTTAGCATCTATTCCTGCAACGGCTCTTTTCCCGTTTATTGTAGTCATATTCTTGAAATTTCCAGGGGGTTTGAATCTGATCTCTATTTTTTTAATCATGACCGGTATGCAGTGGTACATACTTTTTAATGTGCTTGGGGGAATGAGCAATTTCCCTGCTGACTTAACTGAGGTTTCTAAAAGCTTTAAATTTAAAAGGTGGCTCTATCTCAAAAAAGTATTTTTACCCGGCATATACCCGTCCATCATAACAGGCAGCATTACTGGCTGGGGCGGAGGTTGGAATGCTTTAATAATATCTGAATACATTGCTATTAACGGAGTTGTATACAGTGTAATTGGCCTTGGTTCGCTTATAGATATTGCCACATACCACAACACAAACATCATGTTAAATCTAGTATATCTGTTCTTTATGATTATAACCGTCCTTTCATTCAATAGATTACTATGGAAACAGCTATATAAAAGAGTGGAAAAATATAAGATAGAGTAACCTTTCATTTTTAATATTACTTTTTTATTTTGCGTAAGGTTTAAATAGTAAAACATATTATTATATTTATGCATAAAACATTAACATTGTTAGGGTATCTAATTAACAAAACTAATGATAGGGTGGTAGTTAAGGCTTCACTCGTTCCCAAAGAGCAGGAACTGGTATATAATGAATCTGGTGAAGTGGTTGGAAAAATTACGAAGATCTATGGTCCTGTTTCAAATCCATATATCAATGTATCCCTAACAAGCACAAAAATTAAAGATAAACTATATGTTGGTGATAGAAATGGAGGAAAAGAAAAAAGATAAACGTGCGTGGATAGATGNNNNNNNNNNNNNNNNNNNNNNNNNNNNNNNNNNNNNNNNNNNNNNNNNNNNNNNNNNNNNNNNNNNNNNNNNNNNNNNNNNNNNNNNNNNNNNNAGGAGGATCAAGGTTTCTAATGCTGCAGAGCGAAACCTGTCGCAGGCGTTGCAAGATATGGAGCGGATGTGCTCTAACCTTGGAATACCGAAAGATGTGCGTGAAACTTCAGCACTGATTTACAGAAAGGCTGTGAATGAGAACAT
Coding sequences within it:
- a CDS encoding ABC transporter permease subunit, encoding MNKRILFYVIFVILLAFFFSLFSINEDATVLLYALYSFGRMLAAYILSFAFSVVYGFYAARSKRNERIMIPILDILQSVPILGFFPVVMFALIAFLPTAVGVELASIFLIFTSQAWNMAFGVYESIITIPQQISDSAKSFNLRRGQLFRVLYFPAMIPKLVYNSIMSWAGGWYFLFAAEIISLGNVSYTLPGLGSFMWEEVSSNHIYLGLLALGTLVIIIISMDIFIWRPLTITSTKYKYEEVEDTQTYQKFYFLKFLSYLPRVKIITDYVKNAFNKILRFRIRKIGMKFKYMKWAWIFLLLFIIAAIIFGFVANFNQFLADLAKIKIDQMTVIPLAIVLSSMRMAVAYAISLAWILPVSYYMISHKKANQILTPIFEVLASIPATALFPFIVVIFLKFPGGLNLISIFLIMTGMQWYILFNVLGGMSNFPADLTEVSKSFKFKRWLYLKKVFLPGIYPSIITGSITGWGGGWNALIISEYIAINGVVYSVIGLGSLIDIATYHNTNIMLNLVYLFFMIITVLSFNRLLWKQLYKRVEKYKIE
- the purQ gene encoding phosphoribosylformylglycinamidine synthase subunit PurQ codes for the protein MIPKIAILRIEGTNCDEEAYLAFKNAGGAPDYVHLNELKLKRKDLEDYQMLYIPGGFSAGDYVRAGAIFAARIKGLIEKDLVKFIEEGKPILGICNGFQILLELGILPGINTKISKIPQAVLTTNDSNLFECRWIYLKKESRKCIFNKNYDDQIISLPIAHAEGKFLLSDNKLLDKLIENDQIAFRYVDPSGNYTSYPWNPNGSIYNIAGLCNDTGTIMGLMPHPERAFFEYQHPEWKRGNGKDYGRSIFLSAINYLSKKF